In one window of Nitrospira sp. DNA:
- a CDS encoding trypsin-like peptidase domain-containing protein → MAGWIDRWRAATVAIGAIQEADVRSRTGRVSTKKFFAVVGTGVLFSLHGPRRQDCWLVTARHVFLDPTENWKPSTLGIVFPHIHRRGLKQGVEIPIQLTKAGRRCWYPHPDKAVDLACLPLPLTMRQPKPSGPSSIAWMDIATTADLYEGVPIMVLGYPAAFDIPDSPRAIVRQGIVSWVSPARPGSEVFLIDSHVFPGNSGGPVFRLPTAMDREGHLTAGGAVTLLGIVTQARIQSLPLLAGGRQVDLYVEGKKNSEPLLTPSFLGLGLVEPAYRIKQLLVSATRRHRRRKRPAS, encoded by the coding sequence ATGGCTGGATGGATCGATCGCTGGCGGGCTGCGACGGTGGCAATCGGGGCGATTCAAGAAGCCGACGTACGGTCTCGCACCGGCCGGGTTTCAACCAAGAAATTCTTCGCCGTGGTCGGCACCGGTGTGCTCTTCTCGTTGCACGGACCCCGCAGGCAGGACTGCTGGTTGGTCACCGCCAGGCATGTGTTTCTCGACCCGACCGAAAACTGGAAACCCTCCACGCTGGGCATCGTCTTTCCGCACATTCATCGCCGTGGCCTGAAACAGGGTGTGGAGATTCCGATTCAACTCACCAAGGCCGGACGGCGCTGCTGGTATCCCCATCCGGACAAGGCCGTGGATCTCGCCTGCCTTCCGCTGCCCTTGACCATGCGACAACCGAAACCGAGCGGCCCCTCCTCCATCGCCTGGATGGACATTGCCACGACAGCGGACCTCTATGAGGGCGTCCCCATCATGGTGCTCGGCTATCCGGCGGCGTTCGATATTCCCGATTCACCGCGCGCAATTGTCCGCCAGGGCATCGTCTCCTGGGTCTCGCCCGCCCGCCCTGGCTCAGAGGTCTTTCTTATCGATAGCCACGTGTTTCCCGGCAACAGCGGGGGACCGGTCTTCCGGCTTCCCACCGCCATGGATCGGGAGGGGCATCTCACTGCGGGAGGGGCGGTCACCCTGCTCGGCATCGTGACCCAGGCCAGGATTCAGAGCTTGCCCCTGCTGGCCGGGGGCAGACAGGTCGACTTGTACGTCGAAGGCAAGAAAAACTCCGAACCCCTGCTCACGCCCAGTTTTCTCGGTCTCGGGCTGGTTGAGCCGGCCTATCGCATCAAGCAACTCCTGGTCTCCGCGACTCGCCGCCATCGACGACGAAAGCGGCCGGCCTCATAA
- the polX gene encoding DNA polymerase/3'-5' exonuclease PolX: MVRLHGGGKSCRGCGEILMVHNADVAAVFEEMADLLEIEGANPFRVRAYRFAARTLRDLPAEVEEMVAKGEDLTSLPGIGDDLAGKIKEILSTGTAAALEAQRKRVPATLAELLRIPGLGPKRVKRLAHELKIRSLSELQTAAKEGRVRTLSGFGEKTEQHILDALATRLAEAPRVQRAVAIPSAEALVAYLEQSSGVSRVIAAGSYRRGLETIGDLDILVTAPAGRTVMDRFVAYQEVRDVLAHGATKSSVRLQSGLQVDLRVVPQESYGAALLYFTGSKSHNVVLRQLAQQRGLKLNEYGVFRGDKPVAGETEESVYASLGLPWIPPELREGRGEIDAAKAGRLPHLVDLQDLKGDLHAHTKATDGRNSLPEMAEAARLRGLRYFAITDHSRRLTMAKGLDSARLLQQMEDIDQLNATLSGITILKGIEVDILEDGSLDLPDEVLGRLDLVVGAVHSRFNLSNRRQTERIMKAMDHPHFSILAHPGGRLIGRREPYEVDMLRIIRKARERRCFLEINAHPERLDLTDIHCRMAREEGVLLAVNTDAHSMLDLENARFGVGQARRGWLEKTDVLNTRPYAELRKLLKPTMET; this comes from the coding sequence ATGGTCAGGCTCCATGGGGGCGGGAAATCTTGCAGGGGTTGCGGGGAGATTCTAATGGTGCACAACGCCGACGTCGCGGCGGTTTTCGAGGAAATGGCTGACTTGCTGGAGATCGAAGGCGCCAATCCCTTCCGGGTCCGGGCCTATCGGTTCGCCGCCAGAACGCTTCGCGATCTTCCTGCCGAGGTGGAGGAGATGGTGGCGAAGGGCGAAGATCTGACCAGCCTTCCCGGCATCGGCGACGATCTGGCGGGAAAGATCAAAGAAATTCTCTCAACAGGAACCGCGGCCGCCCTAGAGGCTCAGCGCAAGCGGGTGCCGGCGACGCTCGCGGAGTTGCTCCGCATTCCCGGGCTCGGGCCCAAGCGGGTGAAGCGGCTCGCGCACGAGTTGAAAATCCGTAGCCTGTCCGAATTGCAGACAGCGGCGAAGGAAGGCCGGGTCCGGACCCTGTCGGGGTTCGGGGAGAAAACCGAGCAACACATTCTCGACGCACTGGCCACGCGTCTTGCAGAAGCCCCACGGGTGCAGCGGGCCGTGGCGATTCCCTCTGCCGAGGCTCTGGTGGCGTACCTGGAACAATCGTCAGGAGTCAGCCGGGTCATCGCGGCAGGGAGTTATCGTCGTGGACTGGAAACCATCGGCGATCTGGACATTCTGGTGACGGCTCCTGCGGGGCGCACCGTCATGGATCGGTTTGTGGCCTATCAGGAAGTCCGCGACGTGTTGGCGCATGGCGCGACGAAGTCCAGTGTTCGCCTTCAGAGCGGTTTGCAAGTGGATCTCAGAGTCGTGCCACAAGAAAGCTACGGAGCGGCGCTGCTCTATTTCACCGGCAGTAAATCGCATAACGTCGTGCTCCGGCAACTGGCTCAACAGCGCGGCTTAAAGCTGAACGAATATGGCGTGTTTCGTGGAGACAAGCCTGTCGCCGGAGAGACGGAGGAATCGGTCTACGCCTCCCTCGGCCTGCCCTGGATTCCACCGGAATTGAGAGAGGGACGGGGAGAGATCGACGCGGCGAAGGCCGGGCGACTGCCGCACCTCGTGGACCTGCAGGATCTGAAGGGCGATCTCCATGCCCATACGAAGGCGACCGACGGCCGGAATAGTCTGCCGGAAATGGCGGAGGCCGCCCGGCTGCGCGGATTGCGCTATTTCGCCATCACGGACCATTCCCGCCGGTTGACGATGGCCAAGGGGCTCGACTCCGCCAGGCTGCTGCAACAAATGGAAGACATTGACCAGCTGAATGCCACCCTGTCAGGGATCACGATTCTGAAGGGGATCGAAGTCGATATCCTGGAAGACGGGAGCCTGGATTTGCCGGATGAGGTGCTCGGCCGGTTGGATCTGGTGGTCGGCGCGGTGCACAGCCGCTTCAACCTCTCGAACCGCCGGCAGACCGAGCGCATCATGAAGGCGATGGACCATCCGCACTTCTCCATCCTGGCCCATCCCGGCGGGCGCCTGATCGGCCGGCGTGAGCCCTATGAGGTGGACATGCTTCGCATCATCCGGAAGGCGCGCGAGCGCCGCTGTTTCCTCGAAATTAACGCCCATCCCGAACGACTGGATCTGACGGACATCCATTGCCGGATGGCGAGGGAGGAAGGCGTGTTGCTGGCGGTGAATACGGATGCGCACAGCATGCTGGATCTGGAGAATGCGCGCTTCGGGGTCGGCCAGGCCAGACGGGGATGGCTTGAGAAAACGGATGTACTGAACACAAGGCCGTACGCGGAGTTGAGGAAGTTGCTGAAGCCGACCATGGAAACCTGA
- a CDS encoding NADP-dependent malic enzyme produces the protein MTDKAELLAKASKPAEEALRLHAYYKGKMQTLPKCAIRSLEDFSVWYTPGVAAPCKAIQADRELVYDYTNKGNTIAIVSDGTRVLGLGDIGPEAGLPVMEGKALLFKYMGGVDAVPICLNTKDPDELIRTVRLLTPSFGAINLEDIAMPKCFRILRELQDDCPIPVWHDDQQGTGTVLLAGLINALHVVGKQMGQVRIAMIGMGAANVPTYRFLTVCGADPSRIVACDAGGILGTHRREYEQDPAFSEQWNVCLHTNPAGLRGGIAEALQGADVCVAFSAGGIIKPEWVKSMARDAIVFACANPVPEIWPWDAKDAGARIVATGRSDFANQVNNSLVFPGIFRGVLDVRARAITDEMAIAAAHELALCARERGIHEESILPTMDEWQVPMRLAVATATKAQEQGLARVARTRDQVHILAESKIRAAHEAMRVLLREGLIVAPPAARE, from the coding sequence ATGACGGACAAAGCCGAGTTGTTGGCAAAGGCCTCGAAGCCGGCGGAAGAGGCCTTGCGGCTGCATGCGTATTACAAGGGAAAGATGCAGACGTTGCCGAAGTGCGCGATCCGGAGTCTGGAGGATTTTTCGGTGTGGTACACGCCCGGCGTGGCGGCTCCCTGCAAAGCGATCCAGGCCGATCGCGAACTCGTGTACGACTATACGAACAAGGGGAACACGATCGCCATCGTGTCGGACGGCACCAGAGTGCTGGGGCTGGGCGACATCGGGCCTGAAGCGGGGCTTCCCGTGATGGAAGGGAAGGCGCTGCTCTTTAAATATATGGGCGGGGTGGACGCGGTTCCGATTTGCCTCAACACAAAAGATCCGGACGAATTGATTCGAACGGTTCGGCTGCTGACCCCGTCCTTCGGCGCGATCAACCTCGAGGATATCGCGATGCCGAAGTGTTTCAGGATTCTCCGCGAACTGCAGGACGACTGCCCGATCCCAGTCTGGCACGACGATCAGCAAGGAACCGGAACGGTGCTCCTGGCAGGTCTGATCAATGCGCTCCACGTGGTCGGGAAACAGATGGGACAGGTTCGGATCGCGATGATCGGCATGGGCGCGGCGAACGTGCCGACCTATCGATTTCTCACGGTCTGCGGGGCCGATCCTTCGCGTATTGTGGCCTGCGACGCGGGAGGCATCCTTGGAACGCACCGGCGAGAATATGAGCAGGACCCTGCCTTCAGCGAACAGTGGAACGTGTGTTTGCACACCAATCCAGCCGGTTTGCGAGGCGGCATTGCCGAGGCCTTGCAGGGAGCGGATGTCTGTGTGGCCTTCTCGGCCGGCGGGATCATCAAACCTGAATGGGTAAAGAGCATGGCGCGCGATGCCATCGTGTTCGCCTGCGCCAATCCCGTTCCGGAGATCTGGCCTTGGGACGCGAAAGACGCAGGCGCGCGGATCGTGGCCACAGGCCGCAGCGACTTCGCCAACCAGGTGAATAACTCTCTCGTGTTCCCCGGCATTTTTCGGGGCGTGCTCGACGTGCGGGCGCGGGCGATCACCGATGAGATGGCGATCGCAGCGGCCCATGAACTGGCTCTGTGCGCCAGGGAGCGCGGGATCCATGAGGAGAGCATTCTGCCGACGATGGACGAATGGCAGGTGCCGATGCGTCTGGCGGTGGCGACGGCGACCAAGGCTCAGGAGCAGGGACTGGCGAGGGTGGCCAGGACACGCGACCAGGTCCACATTCTGGCGGAATCAAAGATACGTGCCGCCCACGAAGCGATGCGCGTCTTGCTGAGAGAGGGGCTGATCGTCGCGCCGCCGGCAGCGAGGGAGTGA